From a region of the Gossypium raimondii isolate GPD5lz chromosome 10, ASM2569854v1, whole genome shotgun sequence genome:
- the LOC128034085 gene encoding protein ALP1-like, with protein MLGVCTPEMQFVYVLPGWEGSVADGRVLRDAISRRHGLKVPHGCYYLVDAGYTNCEGFLAPFRGQRYHLNEWRQGYQPSSPQEFFNMKHASARNVIERCFGLLKLRWGILRSPSFYPVRVHNRIIIACCLLHNFIRTHMSIDPIEAEVGEGLPTINVVDDDEPNITNIHPLDAWATWRMELANQMFDEWQASRN; from the exons atgctaggtgtttgtacacctgagatgcaatttgtttatgttcttcctggttgggaaggttcagttgccgatggacgggttcttcgagatgccattagtagaagacatggattaaaagttcctcatg gttgttattatctagttgatgctggatacacaaattgtgagggatttcttgcaccatttagaggacagcgatatcatttgaacgagtggcgtcagggttatcagccaagttctccgcaagagttttttaatatgaaacatgcctcagcacgtaatgttattgaaagatgctttggcttattaaaacttagatggggaatacttaggagtccatcgttctatcctgtaagggtgcacaatagaattattattgcatgttgtttgctccataattttattcgaacccatatgagtattgatcccattgaagcggaggtgggagaaggattacctacaattaatgtggtggatgacgatgaaccgaatatcacaaatattcatccattggatgcttgggctacttggaggatggaactagccaaccaaatgttcgatgaatggcaagcatctagaaattag